A region of the Bacillus sp. (in: firmicutes) genome:
TAGTGAAGCGATGGGTTGAACAATTTGGACTTGAGCGAACAAAACAAATGTGTGAAGAAAATTTAATTGCACCTGTTCAAACCGTTCGTACGAACACCGTTCAACTTTCACGTGAACAACTTCTCGATCAGCTTACAAATGATGGCTGGAACGTTCAACCAAGTCCGATTGTTCCTGAAGGGATTCGCTCGTTACGTGGGAATTTAGCACATTCACAAGCCTTTAATGAAGGCCTGTTGACGGTTCAAGATGAAAGTTCGATGCTGGTTGCACACGCATTGAAACTAACACCGGGGATGAAAGTATTAGATTGTTGTGCGGCACCTGGTGGAAAGACCACACACATTGCCGAAATGATGGACAACGAGGGAGAAGTTTGGGCTCTTGATTTACATGAGCATAAAGTGAAGCTCATTGAAGAACAGCGGAACCGGTTAAAGTTAACGATTATTCATACGAAATGTATAGATAGTCGTAAGGCCGGAGATTATTTTGCTAATGAGACTTTTGACCGAGTGTTAGTGGACGCCCCATGCTCTGGTTTAGGAGTACTGCGCCGTAAGCCAGATATTAAATACTCGAAAAACGAAGAAGATGTGCAAGCTCTAAAATCTGTACAACAAAGCATCTTACATGCAGTGGCTCCTCTAGTAAAACAAGGGGGAATTCTTGTTTATAGTACATGTACGGTCGACCGAGATGAAAACGACCGAGTCATTGAACAGTTTTTGCAACAACATCCTGAATTTATGCCTGAACCACTTTCACTTCCAGAACCCGTTCAACCGTTGGTTAACGGTCATCAAGTGCAAGTGTTTCCTCAAGATTTTGGAAGCGATGGGTTTTATATAGCATGCTTACGAAAGAAGGTGAAGTAAATGGAATCAACCACGGTAAAACAACGGAAAGTCCTACAAAAATCAGAAAAGCCATCCATTTACTCTTTTCAGCTTACAGAACTAAAAGAGTGGTTAAAAGATAATGGAGAAAAGGCCTTTCGGGCCGAGCAAATTTACGAATGGTTGTATAAAAAACGGGTCACTTCGTTTGATGAAATGACGAACTTATCAAAGAGCTTGCGGGAAAAGTTAGCGGAACAGTTTTCTATCACTACGTTAAAAACGATCGTTAAACAAACTTCTCAAGATGGGACAATCAAATTTTTATTTGAATTGCATGACGGATATTCGATTGAAACGGTGTTAATGCGTCACAATTACGGTAACTCCGTTTGTGTGACAACACAAGTGGGATGTCGCATCGGTTGTACATTTTGTGCTTCTACATTAGGTGGTCTAAAACGGAACTTAGAAGCTGGGGAGATTGTTGCCCAAGTGGTAAACGTTCAAAAAGCACTAGATGAAGCAGGAGAACGGGTCAGCCATGTCGTAATTATGGGAATTGGTGAACCTTTTGATAATTATGATGAAATGATGGCCTTCTTAAAAATTATTAACCATGAGAAAGGTTTACACATTGGTGCACGTCACATCACGGTCTCAACAAGTGGAATCATTCCTAAGATTTATCAATTCGCGGAGGAACAATTACAAATTAATTTTGCGATTTCACTGCATGCCCCAAATACAGAATTACGTACAAAATTAATGCCAATTAATAAAGCGTATAAACTCCCAGATTTAATAGATGCAGTGAAATATTATATTGAAAAAACTGGTCGTAGAGTTAGTTTCGAATATGGCCTATTTGGTGGCGTTAACGACCAAGTCGAACATGCTGAAAAATTAGCCCAGTTAATTAAAGGTTTAAAATGTCACGTAAACTTAATTCCTGTAAACTATGTTCCGGAGCGAAATTATGTCCGAACGCCACGAAATCAAATATTTACATTTGAACGCACGTTGAAAAAACATGGTATTAATGTAACGATTCGTCGCGAACATGGGCACGATATTGATGCCGCATGCGGTCAGCTTCGGGCAAAGGAGCGGAAAGAAGAAACGAGGTGAGGAGCTTGCGGGCAGTTTATTATACAGACCGTGGGAAAGTGCGCCAATTAAATGAAGATAATGGAGGCATATTCCGAAATTCATATGGAGACGTGTTAGCGATTGTCGCTGATGGAATGGGAGGGCACCAAGCAGGGGAAGTCGCCAGTGAAATGACGATTTCCCTTTTGCAACAACAATGGGAGGCAACGACTGAACCATTTGAAACTCCACAGATGGCTGAACAATGGTTAAATGAGCAAATCAAATATGTGAATGATAAAGTATTTGAATATTCAACAAGCCATAAAGAATGCGAAGGAATGGGAACAACGTTAGTGGCCGCCATATGTACTGAAAAGTTTGTGACAATTGCCCATATTGGGGATAGTCGCGGGTACATATATAATGAACAAGGGATTCGTCAATTAACGGAAGATCATTCTCTAGTAAACGAACTCGTCCGAACTGGTCAAATCAGTAAAGAAGATGCCGAGCATCACCCGCGTAAAAATATCCTGTTAAGAGCTTTAGGTACCGAGGAAAAAGTCGAAGTCGAACTTAAAACAATTGCATTTGAAGAAGGGGATTTTTTACTTCTCTGTTCGGATGGATTGTCTAATAAAGTGACGGAAGACGAAATACGTCATATTTTGGATGATAAGATATCCATTGAGGAAAAGGGCAAAACGTTAATCCAAATGGCAAACGATAACGGTGGGGAAGATAATATTACCCTTGTCATTATTGAATTCGCAGCTGATAGTGAGAGCGGGTGATGCACATGTTAATTGGTAAACGACTCAGTGGACGATATAAAATCTTAGACATGATCGGTGGCGGAGGAATGGCCAACGTCTACTTAGCAAGGGACGTTATTTTAGAACGGGATGTTGCCGTGAAAATTTTGCGATTAGACTTTGCAAGCGAAGAAGAGTTTATACGGCGTTTTCAACGGGAAGCACAATCAGCCACCAGTCTAGCTCATCCAAACATCGTTAACATTTATGATGTTGGTGAGGAAAATGATATTTACTACATCGTCATGGAATACGTTGATGGATTAACGTTAAAACAATATATCCAAAAGCATCACCCAATATCGGTTGAAAAAGTGTTAGATATTATGCTGCAATTAACATCTGCGGTTGCCCATGCCCATCAAAATCATATTGTTCATCGAGATATAAAACCGCAAAACATATTAATTGATAGAAATGGGAATGTCAAAATTACCGACTTTGGAATTGCTATGGCGTTAAGTGCGACGACGATTACCCAAACCAATTCGGTTTTAGGTTCTGTTCATTATTTATCACCAGAACAAGCCCGCGGGGGAATGGCAACGAAAAAGTCCGATATTTATTCTTTAGGAATTGTCATGTTCGAGTTGTTAACCGGTCGGTTACCGTTTTCTGGGGAATCTGCCGTTTCTATTGCGTTAAAACATTTGCAATCGAACATTCCTTCACCACGAAGATGGAATGAAAGCATTCCACAAAGTGTAGAAAATATCGTCATACGAGCGACGGCAAAAGATCCATTTCAACGCTATGAAAGTGCAGAAGAAATGGCCGAGGATTTGCGTACGGCATTAGAACCGGAACGTCTCAATGAACCGAAATTTATCATTCCCGAAGATGAAGAAGCAACAAAGGCAATACCGATTATTTCGAGTGAAACGACTACCCCTTCATTGGATGAGACTATTGTCCATCATAAAAATGGAGAGGGTAAGTTAGGAAAGCAAGAAAAGGCTAAGAAAAAGAAACGGAAAAAATGGCCATGGTTTTTATTCTTCTTTCTAATTGTCTTATCATTATTAGGGGTATTGGCTCTGACCGTTCTTCCTGATTGGCTTGGACCTGATGAAATCGAAGTTCCTGACTTAACTGGAGAGGAATTAGATAATGCTATATCAACCCTCATTTCACTAGGTTTTGAAGTAGGAGATACGACGGAAACTCCAAGCAATGAAATTGAAAAAGGAAAAGTGATAAAGACAGCGCCGAATGCTGGTAAAGTCGTTAAGGAAGGAACGGTAGTAGATTTATTTATAAGTTCAGGTAAAGAAACGATACGATTGGTCGATTTTACAGGCCGTTCGTACGAGCAAGTTGAAACGTTTTTAAAGAGTCAAGGGTTTCGGTCTGTTACGAAAAAAGAAGTTCATCATCATCAACCAGAAGGAACGATTGTTGGGCAATCACCAGAACCGAATACGGAAGTCGTACCAGAAGAAACCGATATTGAATTTACTGTGAGCATCGGACCTGAAAAAATTGTTTTAAAAGACTTAACAAACTTTAATTTACAAAATTTAAATGCCTATGCAGAAGCCACTGGCCTAGTTATAAACATTGTGGAAGAAAAGTATGACGATGAAGTCCCAATAGGCTTTGTTATTTCTCAATCACCTGAACCTGGAACTGAGCTGGACAAAGGGGATGAAGTGAAAGTCGTCGTATCTAAAGGAAAAGAAGAAATCCCACCGAAACAAGTTTTTCGAGAAATTACGATTCCTTACGATGCTGAACCACTAGGAACGCCACAAGAAATCCAAATTTTTATTGAGGACATCAATCATAGTATGACAGAACCGTATGAAACGTTTTATATTACTGAAACGGTGAAAAAACGATTGGAATTTTTTATTGCGCCCGGTGAAAAAGCTGGCTTTAAAGTGATTAAAGATCGCAATGTAATCATGGATGAAGTGATTCCGTATCCCGAAGAAGAATAAGGAGGAATGCTATGGCCGAAGGAAAAATTGTAAAAGCACTTAGCGGGTTTTATTATGTAAAAGAGGGGCAAACCGTTTATCAATGTCGCGGAAGAGGAGTGTTTCGTAAGAAAAACGTCACTCCTCTCGTTGGAGATTATGTTGTTTTTCAAGCAGAAAATGAACAAGAAGGTTACCTTTTAGAAATTAAAGAACGAAAAAATGAGCTAGTTCGCCCTCCTATTGCGAACGTAGACCAAGGAATTTTAGTGTTTTCAGCTGTCGAACCGGACTTTAGTCCAATTCTTTTAGATCGGTTTCTAGTTCTTGTTGAATCCAAAGATATCATGCCTATTATCGTCATTACAAAAATGGATTTACTCGATGAGACAACTAAAGAACAGCTTGAGCAATATGTACAAGATTATCGACATATTGGGTACAACGTGATTAAAACTTCGATTAAAACGTCAGATGGAATCAAAGAATTACTCCCACTTTTAGACGGAAAAGTGTCTGTATTTGCTGGTCAATCAGGGGTTGGGAAATCGTCTTTATTAAACGCGATACGTCCTGAGTTACAATTAAAAACAGGGGCGATTTCTCACCATTTAGGTCGAGGAAAACATACGACGCGACATGTCGAACTAATTGAAATTGGAAACGGCTTAGTAGCTGATACTCCTGGATTTAGTTCTCTAGAATTTATCGATATTGAAGCCGCCGATTTGAACCTTTACTTCCCTGAAATGGTGAAATGGAGTGAAGGATGTAAGTTTCGGGGATGCCAGCACATTAATGAGCCGAAATGTGCGGTAAAAGAAGCGGTGCAAGCAGGAGATATTCCTGTTTACCGTTATGAGCATTACTTGCAATTTTACGAAGAAATTAAAGACAGAAAGCCGAGGTTTTAATAATGATCAAAATCGCTCCGTCTATTTTGTCCGCTAATTTTGCGAAACTTGGAGAAGAAATCGTCGATGTGGAACGAGGTGGAGCAGATTATATCCACGTAGACGTAATGGACGGACATTTTGTTCCTAATATTACGTTAGGACCTCAAATCGTGGAGGCGATCCGTCCTATTACGAAGTTACCACTTGATGTCCATTTAATGATTGAACAACCTGACCGTTATTTAGATTCATTTGCAAAAGCAGGTGCTGATTACATATCAGTACACGTGGAAGCCTGTTCACATTTACACCGGACCATTCAACATATCAAATCATTAGGGGTAAAAGCTGGGGTGGTGTTAAATCCCCATACCCCTGTGGAAATGATTCAACATATTATTCACGATGTCGATCTTGTCCTATTAATGACGGTAAATCCTGGGTTTGGCGGACAATCATTTATCCAAACGGTGTTACCAAAAATCCGTCAAGTTAAACATTTTGTTGATCAAAATGGACTAGATGTTGAAATCGAAGTCGATGGTGGAGTGAATGAGCAAACGGCTAAATTGTGTGTTGAAGCGGGAGCTAACGTGTTAGTTGCTGGTTCTGCCGTGTATAATCAAGAAAATAGAGCAAAAGCAATTGATGCGATCCGACAATCAGCTTTAAGTGCATTAAATAAATAATTTGTACGAAAGAAACCAGCCATTGTGCTGGTATTCTTTTTAGAAGGCTTGTTATATGTCATTGTTTTTTTAGCCAGTTATTCACACGGCGGCGACTCCAGCGGGAACTAGAAGCCGCAAGACCCTACTTGAGCGTAGTGAGGGAAGGGCTTGCGGCTTGCCCGCGGAAAGCGTCCGCCTGAAGTGAAATGTATAAATATCAACAGTCAGTTATTTTAGGGTAGAGCCTTTTAGAAAGGAGAGGGACATGTGATTATCCATATTGTTGGTGGAGGTCCGAAGCATTTTTATCCGCCGCTGGGGCCATATGATGGTTCCTCCGTTGTTTGGGTTGGAGTAGATCGTGGTGTTAAACGGTTATTAGATGAGAAAATCACACCGCATGTTGCTTTTGGAGATTTTGATTCAGTCACGGAAAATGAATGGGAGGAAATTAATCAGGCTGTTTCTCATATTAAAAAATTTGTACCTGAAAAAGATGAAACAGATATGGAATTAGCATTAAATTGGGCTATCAGGCAGCAGCCGGAACGAGTTCGTATTTTTGGGGCAACAGGTGGCCGGCTAGACCATTTCATGGCGAACGTCCAACTGTTAACCTTGGATTCCGTTTTACGTTTGGAAGGAAAAGTGGAACTCATTGATGACCAAAATATCATTGCTGTTTATCCGCCAGGGGAATATCGATTACCTATCATCCATGATAAAAAATATGTTTCGTTTCTCCCGCTTACACCAACGGTTAAGCAATTATCTTTACAAGGTTTTAAGTATCCTCTTCATCAAAGAGACATCTTCATGGGTTCGACATTAACGATTAGTAATGAACTAAAAGAAGATTATGGTACTTTTTCGTTTACTGAGGGCATATTAATGATGATAAGAAGTAACGACCTTTGATAGACGCCCGATTTAGGGAAGCTTACGTACTTATCGACTTCATTTGAATAATATAGGTTAGAATGTAATTTATCTAGAAAGCTTTTGATTTGATGAGGAGGGAGTATAATGAAATTTTATACAATTAAATTACCTAAATTTCTTGGAGGCATTGTTCGAGCAATGTTAGGAACCTTTAAAAAAGGATAAGACTAAAAAAAGTGTCCGACCGCGATTACGGAAGGACACCTTTTTTGTGTTTGAATTAGTGAAAACGTGATTACACACGCTCAACTTTACCTGATTTTAATGCTCTTGCAGAAACCCAAACACGTTTTGGTTTACCATCTACAAGAATGCGAACTTTTTGAAGGTTAGCTCCCCAAGTGCGCTTTGTTGCGTTCATTGCGTGGGAGCGAGAGTTACCGGAACGAGTTTTACGACCAGTGATTACACATTTTTTTGGCATTTTATTCCCTCCTCACTAGTGAAGCTATTTCCATATGAATCATCACTTGAAATTATCTTAAAAGATACCTTAATAATTTATCACACATAGTAAGAGATTGCAATACTTCTTGCAAAGACTTTCAAGAAAATTTCCTTGACATCCTGGAAGTATATAAGATCTATAAAAATGAAACTATTTCACTGCATAGTAAATAATTGGTTAGGTGAACAATAATTAAAGGGACATTCATTCCTAGACGAATTCCGATCATTGATACTTGTTTTTAATGAATGTATCGTTAAGGGATAAAACCCTATCTGACATGAAGCGAAAGGCGGCGACTCCAGCGGGAACAAGAAGCCGCAAGAGCCATACTTGAGCGTAGCGAGGGAAGCGGCTTGCACCTTGCCCGCGGAAAGCGTCCGCCTGTAGTAAATGTATAAATATCAACAGTAACATTTAACAGAGGAATTATGAACGGTGATGTTTTTGTCAATTAATCATCAGTTGGACATAACATTTCATCATGGTTGATCACTTAGCTTGAGTCCGGTTGTTTACTGTTTTTCTTTCAAATTGAAAGTATATATAGTAAAATGGCAATAGCCATAGCTAGTTTTTAAAAGGGGGAACGACGAATGTCCATTGAATTAAAAACAAAATACGGTCATATCGATATTACGGATGAAGTAATTGCTACTATTGCAGGAGGCGCAGCGGTCGATTGCTACGGCATTGTCGGTATGGCTTCAAAAAAACAAATCAAAGATGGCTTGACGGAAATCTTGAGAAAAGAAAATTTTACTCGTGGTGTAGTTGTACGTCATGAAAACGATGAAGTACATATTGATATGTATATCATCGTTAGTTACGGAACGAAAATTTCTGAGGTTGCACATAATGTGCAGACAAAGGTAAAATACACGCTGGATAAAACCGTCGGATTAGCGGTGGATTCTATTAATATATATGTGCAAGGAGTTCGAGTAACGAACCCGT
Encoded here:
- a CDS encoding Asp23/Gls24 family envelope stress response protein — its product is MSIELKTKYGHIDITDEVIATIAGGAAVDCYGIVGMASKKQIKDGLTEILRKENFTRGVVVRHENDEVHIDMYIIVSYGTKISEVAHNVQTKVKYTLDKTVGLAVDSINIYVQGVRVTNP
- the rsmB gene encoding 16S rRNA (cytosine(967)-C(5))-methyltransferase RsmB, encoding MSKTKNVREVALDVLLAVEKHQSYSNILLNHVIKEHQLPPKDTALLTELTYGTIQRQYTLDYFLAPFLKKPKKLQSWVRQLLRLSLYQMVFLDKIPDRAVIHEAVEIAKRKGHRGIAGLVNGVLRSVQREGVPSLDQISDPIERISIETSHPIWLVKRWVEQFGLERTKQMCEENLIAPVQTVRTNTVQLSREQLLDQLTNDGWNVQPSPIVPEGIRSLRGNLAHSQAFNEGLLTVQDESSMLVAHALKLTPGMKVLDCCAAPGGKTTHIAEMMDNEGEVWALDLHEHKVKLIEEQRNRLKLTIIHTKCIDSRKAGDYFANETFDRVLVDAPCSGLGVLRRKPDIKYSKNEEDVQALKSVQQSILHAVAPLVKQGGILVYSTCTVDRDENDRVIEQFLQQHPEFMPEPLSLPEPVQPLVNGHQVQVFPQDFGSDGFYIACLRKKVK
- the rsgA gene encoding ribosome small subunit-dependent GTPase A; amino-acid sequence: MAEGKIVKALSGFYYVKEGQTVYQCRGRGVFRKKNVTPLVGDYVVFQAENEQEGYLLEIKERKNELVRPPIANVDQGILVFSAVEPDFSPILLDRFLVLVESKDIMPIIVITKMDLLDETTKEQLEQYVQDYRHIGYNVIKTSIKTSDGIKELLPLLDGKVSVFAGQSGVGKSSLLNAIRPELQLKTGAISHHLGRGKHTTRHVELIEIGNGLVADTPGFSSLEFIDIEAADLNLYFPEMVKWSEGCKFRGCQHINEPKCAVKEAVQAGDIPVYRYEHYLQFYEEIKDRKPRF
- a CDS encoding thiamine diphosphokinase; translated protein: MIIHIVGGGPKHFYPPLGPYDGSSVVWVGVDRGVKRLLDEKITPHVAFGDFDSVTENEWEEINQAVSHIKKFVPEKDETDMELALNWAIRQQPERVRIFGATGGRLDHFMANVQLLTLDSVLRLEGKVELIDDQNIIAVYPPGEYRLPIIHDKKYVSFLPLTPTVKQLSLQGFKYPLHQRDIFMGSTLTISNELKEDYGTFSFTEGILMMIRSNDL
- the rlmN gene encoding 23S rRNA (adenine(2503)-C(2))-methyltransferase RlmN, which gives rise to MESTTVKQRKVLQKSEKPSIYSFQLTELKEWLKDNGEKAFRAEQIYEWLYKKRVTSFDEMTNLSKSLREKLAEQFSITTLKTIVKQTSQDGTIKFLFELHDGYSIETVLMRHNYGNSVCVTTQVGCRIGCTFCASTLGGLKRNLEAGEIVAQVVNVQKALDEAGERVSHVVIMGIGEPFDNYDEMMAFLKIINHEKGLHIGARHITVSTSGIIPKIYQFAEEQLQINFAISLHAPNTELRTKLMPINKAYKLPDLIDAVKYYIEKTGRRVSFEYGLFGGVNDQVEHAEKLAQLIKGLKCHVNLIPVNYVPERNYVRTPRNQIFTFERTLKKHGINVTIRREHGHDIDAACGQLRAKERKEETR
- the spoVM gene encoding stage V sporulation protein SpoVM — encoded protein: MKFYTIKLPKFLGGIVRAMLGTFKKG
- the pknB gene encoding Stk1 family PASTA domain-containing Ser/Thr kinase; its protein translation is MLIGKRLSGRYKILDMIGGGGMANVYLARDVILERDVAVKILRLDFASEEEFIRRFQREAQSATSLAHPNIVNIYDVGEENDIYYIVMEYVDGLTLKQYIQKHHPISVEKVLDIMLQLTSAVAHAHQNHIVHRDIKPQNILIDRNGNVKITDFGIAMALSATTITQTNSVLGSVHYLSPEQARGGMATKKSDIYSLGIVMFELLTGRLPFSGESAVSIALKHLQSNIPSPRRWNESIPQSVENIVIRATAKDPFQRYESAEEMAEDLRTALEPERLNEPKFIIPEDEEATKAIPIISSETTTPSLDETIVHHKNGEGKLGKQEKAKKKKRKKWPWFLFFFLIVLSLLGVLALTVLPDWLGPDEIEVPDLTGEELDNAISTLISLGFEVGDTTETPSNEIEKGKVIKTAPNAGKVVKEGTVVDLFISSGKETIRLVDFTGRSYEQVETFLKSQGFRSVTKKEVHHHQPEGTIVGQSPEPNTEVVPEETDIEFTVSIGPEKIVLKDLTNFNLQNLNAYAEATGLVINIVEEKYDDEVPIGFVISQSPEPGTELDKGDEVKVVVSKGKEEIPPKQVFREITIPYDAEPLGTPQEIQIFIEDINHSMTEPYETFYITETVKKRLEFFIAPGEKAGFKVIKDRNVIMDEVIPYPEEE
- a CDS encoding ribulose-phosphate 3-epimerase, with the translated sequence MIKIAPSILSANFAKLGEEIVDVERGGADYIHVDVMDGHFVPNITLGPQIVEAIRPITKLPLDVHLMIEQPDRYLDSFAKAGADYISVHVEACSHLHRTIQHIKSLGVKAGVVLNPHTPVEMIQHIIHDVDLVLLMTVNPGFGGQSFIQTVLPKIRQVKHFVDQNGLDVEIEVDGGVNEQTAKLCVEAGANVLVAGSAVYNQENRAKAIDAIRQSALSALNK
- a CDS encoding 50S ribosomal protein L28, with protein sequence MPKKCVITGRKTRSGNSRSHAMNATKRTWGANLQKVRILVDGKPKRVWVSARALKSGKVERV
- a CDS encoding Stp1/IreP family PP2C-type Ser/Thr phosphatase, which produces MRSASGKGAERRNEVRSLRAVYYTDRGKVRQLNEDNGGIFRNSYGDVLAIVADGMGGHQAGEVASEMTISLLQQQWEATTEPFETPQMAEQWLNEQIKYVNDKVFEYSTSHKECEGMGTTLVAAICTEKFVTIAHIGDSRGYIYNEQGIRQLTEDHSLVNELVRTGQISKEDAEHHPRKNILLRALGTEEKVEVELKTIAFEEGDFLLLCSDGLSNKVTEDEIRHILDDKISIEEKGKTLIQMANDNGGEDNITLVIIEFAADSESG